Proteins encoded by one window of Modestobacter marinus:
- a CDS encoding putative bifunctional diguanylate cyclase/phosphodiesterase produces the protein MTALPASSAGVPALPQVPPVARWPRAAVLSLLGAVAVGLALVETVWPAAAAHSAPAVLSVASLAMGVLVARHAQRLDPESAAPWRAFAVIAGLLTLGQAIAAVRGVGVNPATAGPQDVPLVVAVPFALLGCARLIRSAATGIGSRVALDAAVGLVGLSALAEMVISAALGRTVDSVDDLVAWGYPAAGVVLCTVGLVTFARVSQARRAAAGWLLACFASVAVVTVSGAIAVVRPSVVTDVVTGTAWLAMLGFGTLAIAADPGRSTDPDEPPEVPLLGVVVSYCAAFGVVLVLLVGRIAGRSILPVEAAAAALLLLLTFARTLVWAADGARLTRQVLRTEAYFRTLVHSAADITIVLDHHGRITWDSGAGRHAHGWSARELEGRLLTDFVHVEDRDELLAALAAGADPDGDQGQGRTFRLRSRDGRWPFYETVRVVTSGDLHRPADGAPAPGGAGLVVHLRDADTRRHSELELERMAYTDYLTGLPNRARLMAALAGARSRASEGEASCLLLLDLDGFKAVNDIAGHEAGDLLLTEVADRLRATVRDRDVVGRLGGDEFAVLVRADLDEATALGERIIAELAGVHRSVPTPGADPDLVFDVSCSIGVTELASAEEVAATIRHADLALRAAKAAGKGRVRRHGETADSATVRRTRLARDLPDALSRGQLRLVYQPVVGVAERRVLGIEALVRWDHPVLGEVSPEEFVPLAEDDGLIVPLQRWVLDQATAELAALLRAGRDLQLGVNISVRHLQSGSLVPDVAAALARAGLPPQRLMLEVTESLFIGQPDRADGDLQTLHDMGCVISLDDFGRGYSTFAYLARLPVDVLKMDREFLAGLTDDARCAALVESVIELGNRLSIDVVAEGVETPGQLAALRDLGCRYLQGFLLGRPTGPAELAAVIDAFDPASLDVVGAQPAAAVPGTA, from the coding sequence GTGACCGCGCTGCCGGCGTCGTCGGCCGGCGTGCCGGCGCTGCCCCAGGTACCGCCGGTGGCGCGCTGGCCCCGGGCGGCGGTGCTGTCCCTGCTCGGTGCGGTCGCCGTCGGCCTCGCGCTCGTGGAGACCGTCTGGCCCGCGGCCGCGGCGCACTCGGCGCCGGCGGTGCTCAGCGTGGCGTCGCTGGCCATGGGGGTGCTCGTGGCGCGGCACGCCCAGCGGCTGGACCCCGAGTCCGCGGCACCGTGGCGGGCGTTCGCCGTCATCGCCGGGCTGCTGACGCTGGGCCAGGCGATCGCCGCCGTCCGCGGGGTGGGGGTCAACCCGGCGACCGCCGGGCCGCAGGACGTCCCGCTGGTGGTCGCGGTCCCGTTCGCGCTGCTGGGCTGCGCCCGGCTGATCCGGTCGGCCGCCACCGGGATCGGCTCACGGGTGGCGCTGGACGCCGCCGTCGGCCTGGTCGGCCTGTCCGCGCTGGCCGAGATGGTGATCAGTGCGGCGCTGGGCCGGACCGTCGACTCCGTCGACGACCTCGTGGCGTGGGGCTACCCCGCCGCCGGGGTCGTGCTCTGCACCGTCGGGCTGGTCACCTTCGCGCGGGTGAGCCAGGCCCGCCGGGCCGCCGCCGGGTGGCTGCTCGCCTGCTTCGCCTCGGTCGCCGTGGTCACCGTCAGCGGGGCCATCGCCGTGGTCCGTCCCTCCGTCGTCACCGACGTGGTCACCGGCACGGCCTGGCTGGCCATGCTGGGCTTCGGCACCCTCGCCATCGCCGCCGACCCGGGGCGGTCCACCGACCCGGACGAGCCCCCCGAGGTCCCGCTGCTGGGCGTGGTGGTCAGCTACTGCGCCGCCTTCGGCGTCGTGCTCGTGCTGCTGGTCGGCCGGATCGCCGGGCGGTCGATCCTGCCGGTGGAGGCGGCCGCCGCGGCCCTGCTGCTGCTGCTGACCTTCGCCCGGACCCTGGTGTGGGCCGCCGACGGCGCCCGGCTGACCAGGCAGGTGCTGCGCACCGAGGCCTACTTCCGGACGCTCGTGCACAGCGCCGCCGACATCACCATCGTGCTGGACCACCACGGGCGGATCACCTGGGACTCCGGCGCCGGGCGCCACGCCCACGGCTGGTCGGCACGGGAGCTGGAGGGCCGGCTGCTCACCGACTTCGTCCACGTCGAGGACCGGGACGAGCTGCTGGCCGCGCTGGCCGCGGGCGCCGACCCGGACGGCGACCAGGGGCAGGGGCGCACCTTCCGGCTGCGGTCCCGGGACGGCCGCTGGCCGTTCTACGAGACCGTGCGGGTGGTCACCTCCGGGGACCTGCACCGACCTGCCGACGGCGCGCCCGCACCGGGTGGCGCCGGGCTGGTGGTGCACCTGCGCGACGCCGACACGCGCCGGCACAGCGAGCTCGAGCTGGAGCGGATGGCCTACACGGACTACCTCACCGGGCTGCCCAACCGCGCCCGGCTGATGGCCGCGCTGGCCGGTGCCCGCAGCCGGGCGTCGGAGGGGGAGGCCTCCTGCCTGCTCCTGCTGGACCTCGACGGCTTCAAGGCAGTCAACGACATCGCCGGGCACGAGGCCGGTGACCTGCTGCTGACCGAGGTCGCGGACCGGCTGCGGGCCACGGTCCGGGACCGGGACGTGGTCGGCCGGCTCGGCGGCGACGAGTTCGCCGTCCTCGTGCGGGCCGACCTGGACGAGGCGACGGCGCTGGGGGAGCGGATCATCGCCGAGCTGGCCGGCGTCCACCGGTCGGTGCCCACCCCGGGCGCCGACCCGGACCTGGTCTTCGACGTCTCCTGCAGCATCGGGGTCACCGAGCTGGCCTCCGCCGAGGAGGTCGCGGCCACGATCCGGCACGCGGACCTCGCCCTGCGTGCGGCCAAGGCCGCCGGCAAGGGGCGCGTCCGTCGGCACGGCGAGACCGCCGACAGCGCGACCGTCCGGCGGACCCGGCTGGCCCGCGACCTGCCCGACGCGCTGTCCCGGGGGCAGCTCCGGCTGGTCTACCAGCCCGTCGTCGGCGTCGCCGAGCGCCGGGTGCTGGGCATCGAGGCCCTCGTCCGCTGGGACCACCCGGTGCTCGGTGAGGTGTCGCCGGAGGAGTTCGTGCCGCTGGCGGAGGACGACGGGCTGATCGTGCCGCTGCAGCGGTGGGTGCTGGACCAGGCGACCGCTGAGCTCGCCGCCCTGCTCCGCGCCGGCCGTGACCTGCAGCTGGGGGTGAACATCAGCGTGCGGCACCTGCAGTCGGGGAGCCTGGTGCCCGACGTCGCCGCCGCCCTGGCGCGGGCCGGGCTGCCGCCCCAGCGGCTCATGCTGGAGGTGACGGAGTCGCTGTTCATCGGTCAGCCGGACCGGGCCGACGGCGACCTGCAGACGTTGCACGACATGGGCTGCGTCATCTCCCTCGACGACTTCGGCCGCGGCTACTCGACCTTCGCCTACCTGGCCCGGCTGCCGGTCGACGTGCTCAAGATGGACCGGGAGTTCCTCGCCGGCCTCACCGACGACGCGCGCTGCGCGGCGCTCGTGGAGAGCGTGATCGAGCTGGGGAACCGGCTGTCCATCGACGTGGTCGCCGAGGGCGTCGAGACCCCGGGGCAGCTGGCGGCGCTGCGCGACCTGGGCTGCCGGTACCTGCAGGGCTTCCTGCTGGGCCGGCCGACCGGCCCGGCGGAGCTGGCGGCCGTCATCGACGCCTTCGACCCGGCGTCCCTCGATGTCGTGGGGGCGCAGCCGGCAGCTGCCGTCCCAGGAACAGCCTGA
- the ilvC gene encoding ketol-acid reductoisomerase, with translation MAAEIFYDDDADLSIIQGRTVAVLGYGSQGHAHALSLRDSGVDVRVGLPEGSKSRAKAEAEGLRVVTPAEASAEADLIMILAPDHVQRTLYTESVEPNLQDGDALFFGHGFNIRFGYIKPPAGVDVAMVAPKGPGHLVRREFSDGKGVPCLIAVEQDASGSAQALALSYAKGIGGTRAGVIKTTFAEETETDLFGEQAVLCGGMSALVAAGFETLTEAGYQPEIAYFECLHELKLIVDLMYEGGIAKQRWSVSDTAEYGDYTSGPKVVDARVKESMKEVLAAIKDGSWAAAFIADQDAGAPDFKAKRAAAEAHPIEETGRKLRGLMSWVSASDDYTGTAAR, from the coding sequence ATGGCCGCCGAGATCTTCTACGACGACGACGCCGACCTCTCGATCATCCAGGGGCGCACCGTCGCCGTCCTGGGCTACGGCAGCCAGGGCCACGCCCACGCGCTGTCGCTACGCGACTCCGGCGTCGACGTCCGGGTCGGCCTGCCCGAGGGCTCCAAGAGCCGGGCCAAGGCCGAGGCCGAGGGCCTGCGCGTGGTCACCCCCGCCGAGGCCTCCGCCGAGGCCGACCTGATCATGATCCTCGCCCCCGACCACGTGCAGCGGACGCTGTACACCGAGTCGGTCGAGCCCAACCTGCAGGACGGCGACGCGCTGTTCTTCGGCCACGGCTTCAACATCCGGTTCGGCTACATCAAGCCCCCGGCCGGCGTCGACGTCGCCATGGTCGCCCCCAAGGGCCCCGGGCACCTGGTGCGCCGCGAGTTCAGCGACGGCAAGGGCGTGCCCTGCCTGATCGCCGTCGAGCAGGACGCCAGCGGCAGCGCCCAGGCCCTCGCGCTCTCCTACGCCAAGGGCATCGGCGGCACCCGCGCCGGCGTCATCAAGACGACGTTCGCCGAGGAGACCGAGACCGACCTGTTCGGTGAGCAGGCCGTGCTCTGCGGCGGCATGTCCGCGTTGGTGGCTGCCGGGTTCGAGACCCTCACCGAGGCCGGCTACCAGCCCGAGATCGCCTACTTCGAGTGCCTGCACGAGCTCAAGCTGATCGTCGACCTCATGTACGAGGGCGGCATCGCCAAGCAGCGCTGGTCGGTCAGCGACACCGCCGAGTACGGCGACTACACCTCCGGCCCGAAGGTCGTCGACGCCCGCGTCAAGGAGTCGATGAAGGAGGTCCTCGCCGCGATCAAGGACGGCTCCTGGGCTGCCGCCTTCATCGCCGACCAGGACGCCGGCGCGCCGGACTTCAAGGCCAAGCGGGCCGCCGCCGAGGCGCACCCGATCGAGGAGACCGGCCGCAAGCTCCGCGGCCTGATGAGCTGGGTCAGCGCCAGCGACGACTACACCGGGACCGCCGCGCGCTGA
- a CDS encoding acetolactate synthase large subunit, with product MSTTSSTGRTAAAHPSSAAGPAAGPAPGAGPAPATAVPPSEAAAQATLGVETTARSMAEAAAEPVTGITGAQSLVRSLEAVGVEVVFGIPGGAILPAYDPLFDSALRHVLVRHEQGAGHAATGYAQATGRVGVCMATSGPGATNLVTPLADAYMDSVPVVAITGQVPSAAIGTDAFQEADIRGITMPITKHNFLVTDPDEIPQRIAEAFHLAGTGRPGPVLVDISKDALQATTDFSWPPRLDLPGYKPTTRPHGKQVREAAALIAAARQPVLYVGGGVLKAGAAAELAELAELTGAPVVTTLMARGAFPDSHRQNLGMPGMHGNVTAVTALQKADLLVALGARFDDRVTGELSSFAPHAAVVHADIDPAEIGKNRKADVPIVGDAKATIVELVSALRAEHEAGRTPDLDGWWAQLEDWRARYPLGYDWPEDGMLSPQYVIERLGAIAGPDAIYASGVGQHQMWAAQFISYEKPGTWLNSGGLGTMGYAVPAAMGAKYGMPGTTVWAIDGDGCFQMTNQELATCAIEGIPIKVAVINNGNLGMVRQWQTLFYEGRYSNTHLNTHGGKEGGKEGTARQVRIPDFVTLAEALGCVGLRCESKDDVDAVIEKAMAINDAPVVIDFIVGSDAQVWPMVAAGKSNDEILAARDVRPVFGEGQV from the coding sequence ATGAGCACCACCAGCAGCACCGGCCGCACCGCCGCGGCCCACCCCTCCTCCGCAGCCGGCCCCGCGGCCGGTCCGGCTCCCGGCGCCGGTCCCGCGCCGGCCACGGCCGTGCCGCCCAGCGAGGCCGCCGCCCAGGCCACCCTCGGGGTCGAGACGACCGCCCGGTCGATGGCCGAGGCCGCCGCCGAGCCGGTCACCGGGATCACCGGGGCGCAGAGCCTGGTCCGGTCGCTGGAGGCGGTGGGCGTCGAGGTGGTCTTCGGCATCCCGGGCGGGGCGATCCTCCCGGCCTACGACCCGCTGTTCGACTCCGCGCTGCGGCACGTGCTGGTCCGGCACGAGCAGGGCGCCGGGCACGCCGCCACCGGGTACGCCCAGGCGACCGGGCGGGTCGGGGTCTGCATGGCCACCTCCGGGCCGGGGGCGACCAACCTGGTCACCCCGCTGGCCGACGCCTACATGGACTCGGTGCCGGTCGTCGCCATCACCGGCCAGGTGCCCAGCGCCGCGATCGGGACCGACGCCTTCCAGGAGGCGGACATCCGCGGCATCACCATGCCGATCACCAAGCACAACTTCCTGGTCACCGACCCCGACGAGATCCCGCAGCGGATCGCCGAGGCGTTCCACCTGGCCGGCACCGGCCGGCCCGGCCCGGTCCTGGTCGACATCTCCAAGGACGCGCTGCAGGCCACCACCGACTTCAGCTGGCCGCCGCGGCTGGACCTGCCCGGCTACAAGCCCACCACCCGCCCGCACGGCAAGCAGGTGCGCGAGGCCGCGGCGCTGATCGCCGCCGCCCGCCAGCCGGTGCTCTACGTCGGCGGCGGCGTGCTGAAGGCCGGCGCCGCCGCGGAGCTGGCCGAGCTCGCCGAGCTGACCGGCGCCCCGGTGGTCACCACGCTGATGGCCCGCGGCGCCTTCCCGGACAGCCACCGGCAGAACCTGGGCATGCCGGGCATGCACGGCAACGTCACCGCGGTCACCGCGCTGCAGAAGGCCGACCTGCTGGTCGCCCTGGGCGCCCGCTTCGACGACCGGGTGACCGGTGAGCTGTCCAGCTTCGCCCCGCACGCCGCCGTCGTCCACGCCGACATCGACCCGGCCGAGATCGGCAAGAACCGCAAGGCCGACGTCCCGATCGTCGGCGACGCCAAGGCGACGATCGTCGAACTGGTCTCCGCGCTGCGCGCCGAGCACGAGGCCGGGCGTACCCCGGACCTGGACGGCTGGTGGGCGCAGCTGGAGGACTGGCGCGCCCGCTACCCGCTGGGCTACGACTGGCCCGAGGACGGGATGCTCTCCCCGCAGTACGTGATCGAGCGGCTGGGCGCGATCGCCGGCCCGGACGCGATCTACGCCTCCGGCGTCGGGCAGCACCAGATGTGGGCGGCCCAGTTCATCTCCTACGAGAAGCCCGGCACCTGGCTCAACAGCGGCGGTCTGGGCACGATGGGCTACGCCGTCCCGGCCGCCATGGGCGCCAAGTACGGCATGCCCGGCACCACCGTGTGGGCGATCGACGGCGACGGCTGCTTCCAGATGACCAACCAGGAGCTGGCCACCTGCGCGATCGAGGGGATCCCGATCAAGGTCGCCGTCATCAACAACGGCAACCTCGGCATGGTGCGGCAGTGGCAGACCCTGTTCTACGAGGGCCGCTACTCCAACACCCACCTCAACACCCACGGCGGCAAGGAGGGTGGCAAGGAGGGGACGGCCCGGCAGGTCCGCATCCCCGACTTCGTCACCCTCGCCGAGGCGCTGGGCTGCGTGGGGCTGCGCTGCGAGTCCAAGGACGACGTCGACGCGGTGATCGAGAAGGCCATGGCGATCAACGACGCCCCGGTCGTCATCGACTTCATCGTCGGCTCGGATGCCCAGGTGTGGCCGATGGTCGCCGCCGGCAAGAGCAACGACGAGATCCTGGCCGCGCGCGACGTGCGCCCGGTCTTCGGGGAGGGACAGGTCTGA
- the ilvN gene encoding acetolactate synthase small subunit, translating into MTRHTLSVLVENKSGVLARVSALFSRRGFNIESLAVGPTENPDLSRMTIVADAEAQPLEQITKQLNKLIEVIKIVELDTAAVQRELLLVKVRAPLADRAQVLQTAELFRARVIDVNTDTVTLEATGTPDKLQALLAVLAPLGIKEMAQSGTVALARGPRSMSGAGTLRPVERSA; encoded by the coding sequence ATGACACGACACACGCTCTCGGTCCTGGTCGAGAACAAGTCCGGCGTCCTGGCCCGGGTCTCGGCGCTGTTCAGCCGGCGCGGGTTCAACATCGAGTCCCTCGCCGTGGGGCCGACGGAGAACCCGGACCTGTCCCGGATGACGATCGTGGCCGACGCCGAGGCGCAGCCGCTGGAGCAGATCACCAAGCAGCTGAACAAGCTGATCGAGGTGATCAAGATCGTCGAGCTGGACACCGCCGCGGTGCAGCGCGAGCTGCTGCTGGTCAAGGTGCGCGCGCCGCTGGCCGACCGCGCCCAGGTGCTGCAGACCGCCGAGCTCTTCCGCGCCCGGGTGATCGACGTCAACACCGACACGGTCACCCTCGAGGCCACCGGCACGCCGGACAAGCTGCAGGCGCTGCTCGCCGTCCTCGCCCCGCTGGGCATCAAGGAGATGGCGCAGTCCGGCACCGTCGCACTGGCCCGCGGACCGCGGTCGATGAGCGGCGCCGGTACCTTGCGCCCGGTCGAGCGCTCCGCCTAG